The Novosphingobium sp. THN1 genome includes a window with the following:
- a CDS encoding type II toxin-antitoxin system RelE/ParE family toxin, giving the protein MAWTVLYHGAFLPELEVLSESVQDELLALVELLTVSGPTLGRPHVDTLAGSKHANMKELRFTADDGVWRAAFAFDPKRRAIVLVAGDKSGVAQKRFYKGLIAKADARFAEHLETLKG; this is encoded by the coding sequence ATGGCTTGGACGGTTCTCTATCACGGTGCGTTCCTTCCCGAACTGGAGGTGCTGTCGGAATCCGTGCAGGACGAGTTGCTGGCGTTGGTCGAACTGCTCACCGTGAGTGGCCCGACGCTGGGGCGGCCACACGTCGATACGCTGGCCGGATCGAAGCACGCCAACATGAAGGAGCTCCGGTTCACGGCGGATGACGGGGTGTGGCGGGCAGCGTTCGCGTTCGACCCCAAGCGCCGCGCCATCGTGCTGGTGGCGGGAGACAAGAGCGGGGTCGCGCAGAAGCGGTTCTACAAAGGCCTGATCGCCAAGGCTGATGCCCGGTTCGCTGAGCACCTCGAAACGTTGAAAGGATGA
- a CDS encoding XRE family transcriptional regulator: protein MSTMPVTHEELMARLPKDRQARIKARAAELHREVEGLKALRKLAQRSQEQIAQSLGVKQPSVLKIERQADLYLSTLRRFVEAAGGTLELRVELPGTGAFTLTGVGEIDAAKHAA, encoded by the coding sequence ATGAGCACCATGCCGGTTACCCATGAAGAGCTGATGGCGCGTCTTCCCAAGGATCGTCAGGCCCGCATCAAGGCCCGCGCCGCCGAACTGCACCGAGAGGTTGAAGGCCTCAAGGCGCTGCGCAAGCTCGCCCAGCGCAGCCAGGAGCAGATCGCCCAGAGTCTGGGAGTCAAGCAGCCCTCGGTGCTCAAGATCGAGCGTCAGGCCGACCTCTACCTCTCCACTCTGCGCCGGTTCGTCGAGGCCGCTGGCGGCACGCTGGAGCTGCGGGTCGAACTGCCCGGCACCGGCGCGTTCACGCTCACCGGCGTCGGTGAGATCGACGCCGCCAAACACGCCGCCTGA
- a CDS encoding type II toxin-antitoxin system RelE/ParE family toxin translates to MRLEFSPAADVDLVEIASFIARRVVPWTLPFVDELAATCTRLVNFTGSGRARFDLCAGL, encoded by the coding sequence ATGCGTCTGGAGTTTTCGCCTGCGGCGGACGTGGATCTCGTCGAGATCGCCAGTTTCATCGCGCGCCGTGTTGTTCCGTGGACGCTCCCCTTCGTCGATGAGCTTGCAGCGACCTGCACCAGGCTCGTCAACTTTACCGGGTCCGGACGCGCCCGTTTCGACCTTTGTGCCGGACTGTGA
- the rfbB gene encoding dTDP-glucose 4,6-dehydratase, with protein sequence MANLLVTGGAGFIGGNFVRYWSKEHPDDTIIVLDCLTYAGNRSTIADVEQAEFVVGDIRDTALVEKLLREHGVATLVHFAAESHVDRSITGPDAFIETNVIGTSSLLKAARKVWLDEGSGKDHRFHHISTDEVYGSLGPDDPAFSETTPYQPNSPYSASKAASDHLVRAWHHTYGLNTTTTNCSNNYGPYHYPEKLIPLFILNALSGKPLPIYGDGLNVRDWLYAEDHCRGIDAALEHGKPGETYNIGGGEELPNMAVIDRICAEVDRAFAEIDGLADRYPQAPAARGRATCELKTFVADRKGHDRRYAIDETRARTELGYVPQHDFATGLRSTLRWYLENEAWWRPLCVTGRSALS encoded by the coding sequence TTGGCTAACCTGCTTGTTACCGGCGGTGCCGGCTTCATTGGCGGCAACTTCGTGCGCTACTGGAGCAAGGAGCATCCCGACGATACGATCATCGTGCTCGATTGCCTGACTTATGCCGGCAACCGTTCGACCATTGCCGATGTCGAGCAGGCTGAATTCGTCGTCGGCGACATTCGCGACACAGCGCTTGTCGAGAAGCTGTTGCGCGAACACGGCGTGGCAACGCTCGTCCATTTTGCCGCTGAAAGCCATGTCGACCGCTCGATCACGGGGCCCGACGCCTTCATCGAGACGAATGTGATCGGCACGAGCAGCCTGCTCAAGGCCGCGCGCAAGGTCTGGCTTGACGAAGGCTCGGGCAAGGATCACCGCTTTCACCATATCTCGACCGACGAAGTCTATGGCTCGCTTGGCCCCGATGATCCGGCGTTCAGCGAAACCACGCCATACCAGCCCAATTCCCCCTACTCAGCATCCAAGGCTGCTTCCGATCACCTGGTGCGTGCCTGGCATCATACCTATGGGCTGAATACGACGACGACCAATTGCTCCAACAACTACGGGCCGTACCATTACCCTGAAAAACTCATCCCGCTGTTCATCCTCAACGCGCTATCGGGCAAGCCGCTGCCGATCTACGGCGACGGCCTGAATGTGCGGGACTGGCTCTACGCCGAAGACCATTGCCGTGGCATCGACGCGGCGCTTGAGCATGGCAAGCCTGGTGAAACCTACAATATCGGTGGCGGCGAGGAACTGCCCAACATGGCCGTGATCGACCGCATCTGCGCTGAAGTCGACCGCGCCTTTGCCGAGATCGACGGCCTTGCCGACCGCTACCCGCAGGCCCCTGCAGCACGGGGTCGCGCCACCTGCGAACTCAAGACATTCGTTGCAGATCGCAAGGGCCATGACCGCCGCTACGCGATCGACGAGACCCGGGCCCGCACCGAACTCGGCTATGTCCCGCAGCACGACTTTGCAACCGGGTTGCGCAGCACCTTGCGCTGGTACCTCGAAAATGAAGCCTGGTGGCGGCCGCTGTGCGTTACCGGACGAAGTGCACTTTCGTGA